Proteins found in one Pectobacterium atrosepticum genomic segment:
- a CDS encoding DUF2946 domain-containing protein, which translates to MGYVSELFGVNVKRVAACLAIFSMMMLFIAPLISRSLVQLSACQVSAHHMPAASQHHHGVDDHETCHRGSTPHNLMMSSIGLSPMEDIACGYCQLLVHLPFILSVILPLLWLLLSAHRPTYSPNFVCPTLFRPYCPQRARAPPETVSLL; encoded by the coding sequence ATGGGGTACGTTAGCGAATTATTCGGCGTGAACGTTAAACGAGTAGCAGCCTGCCTAGCCATTTTTTCTATGATGATGCTGTTTATTGCCCCCTTGATTTCAAGATCATTGGTGCAGCTATCGGCCTGTCAGGTATCCGCCCATCACATGCCTGCTGCATCTCAGCATCACCATGGCGTAGATGATCATGAGACATGTCATCGCGGCAGTACGCCGCATAATCTGATGATGTCCAGCATCGGTCTTTCGCCGATGGAGGACATTGCCTGCGGATACTGCCAGCTTCTTGTGCATTTACCGTTCATTCTTTCTGTCATATTGCCATTGCTCTGGTTGCTATTATCCGCACACCGGCCGACGTATTCCCCTAATTTTGTTTGCCCAACGTTATTCCGACCCTATTGCCCACAGCGTGCCCGTGCGCCTCCCGAGACGGTTTCTTTGCTTTGA
- a CDS encoding TonB-dependent copper receptor encodes MKKIEFVYTPAASLVLVALSSLPVMAQGDHDHSASHAMLNDDAVMVVTAPDTSPLTLVTSPKTPRQPVPASDGSDYLKTIPGFSQIRNGGTNGDPVFRGMFGSRLRILSNNGEMLGACPSRMDAPSSYISPESYDLLTFTKGPQTVLWGAGNSAGTVRFERTQPRFDKPGIQGNASVLAASNDRHDENADVSFGSEEGYVRLIGNKSQSGDYKEGDGKRVASKWDKWNADVALGWTPDSDTLLELTAGKGDGEARYAGRGMDGSQFKRESLGLRAEKSNIGNVFDKLEASVYYNYADHVMDNYTLRSPGGMGMMSMPMASQLDRKTVGGRMMATWIWSDYELKSGADMQTNTHRRWRNDSWKKDAQFNTYGVFSELTWQATGQSKVIGGTRMDKTKVENDTGTGASERHDTLPAGFIRVEHTLADSPVMLYAGVGYTERFPDYWELFSPTYGPSRTQSAFDHVKTEKTTQLDIGAQYSGERLNSWVSAYVGRVNDFILFRYDPMNARVSEADNVNATIMGGETGFSYKLTDSWKTDASLAYSWAKNTDDHRPLPQIPPLEARLGLSWEKGNWSSTGLLRLVSQQNRVAISEGNVVGKDFDNSPGFAIFSANAAYRVNQYVKLSTGVDNLFNTTYSEHLNLAGNSSFGYSANTSVNEPGRTYWAKVNVTF; translated from the coding sequence ATGAAAAAAATTGAATTTGTATACACGCCCGCCGCTTCTTTGGTGCTGGTGGCGCTATCCTCTTTACCCGTGATGGCACAGGGCGATCACGATCATTCCGCTTCTCACGCTATGCTGAATGATGATGCCGTGATGGTGGTGACTGCCCCCGATACTTCTCCTCTTACGCTGGTGACCTCGCCGAAAACCCCGCGACAGCCAGTACCGGCCAGCGATGGCTCGGATTATCTGAAAACCATTCCCGGGTTCTCGCAAATACGCAACGGTGGAACCAATGGCGATCCTGTTTTCCGGGGCATGTTTGGATCGAGACTACGCATCCTTTCTAATAATGGTGAGATGTTGGGCGCCTGCCCGTCACGCATGGATGCACCGAGTTCGTACATCTCGCCCGAAAGCTATGACCTGTTAACCTTTACCAAAGGACCGCAGACCGTGCTGTGGGGCGCGGGAAATTCAGCGGGAACCGTGCGATTTGAGCGGACACAGCCGCGTTTTGATAAACCGGGAATACAGGGCAACGCCAGCGTATTGGCTGCATCAAACGATCGTCATGATGAAAATGCTGATGTCAGCTTCGGGAGTGAAGAGGGCTATGTTCGACTCATTGGTAATAAATCACAGTCGGGCGATTACAAAGAGGGTGATGGAAAACGCGTGGCATCAAAGTGGGATAAATGGAATGCGGATGTGGCGCTCGGCTGGACGCCAGACAGCGACACACTGCTGGAGCTGACCGCAGGCAAAGGTGATGGAGAAGCGCGCTACGCTGGGCGTGGCATGGATGGTTCGCAATTTAAGCGTGAGAGTTTGGGTCTACGTGCCGAGAAATCCAATATAGGGAACGTATTCGATAAGCTTGAAGCGAGTGTGTATTACAACTATGCCGATCACGTTATGGATAATTACACGCTGCGCTCACCGGGTGGTATGGGGATGATGAGCATGCCAATGGCCAGTCAACTGGATAGAAAAACGGTTGGCGGACGGATGATGGCAACGTGGATATGGTCCGATTATGAGCTGAAAAGCGGGGCGGACATGCAGACGAATACGCATCGCCGTTGGAGGAATGATAGCTGGAAGAAAGATGCGCAATTTAACACCTATGGTGTCTTCAGCGAACTTACCTGGCAGGCCACTGGGCAGAGTAAGGTCATAGGGGGAACGCGCATGGATAAAACCAAGGTCGAGAATGACACGGGCACTGGCGCGAGCGAACGGCACGATACGTTACCAGCAGGTTTTATCCGCGTGGAGCATACGCTGGCCGATAGCCCAGTAATGCTGTACGCAGGCGTTGGCTACACCGAGCGCTTTCCTGATTATTGGGAGCTTTTCTCGCCAACCTATGGGCCGAGCAGAACGCAGAGTGCGTTCGATCATGTTAAAACCGAGAAAACGACCCAGCTTGATATTGGCGCGCAGTACAGCGGCGAACGTCTGAACAGTTGGGTCTCTGCCTATGTGGGACGGGTTAATGATTTTATCCTGTTCCGCTATGATCCGATGAATGCCAGGGTCAGCGAGGCGGATAATGTTAATGCGACCATCATGGGAGGCGAAACGGGATTCAGCTATAAATTAACGGATAGCTGGAAAACGGACGCCAGCCTAGCGTATTCCTGGGCGAAGAATACGGATGACCATCGGCCGCTGCCGCAAATTCCTCCGCTGGAAGCGCGCTTGGGATTATCGTGGGAAAAAGGTAACTGGAGTAGCACGGGTTTGCTGCGTCTGGTGAGTCAGCAAAATAGGGTGGCGATTAGCGAAGGTAACGTTGTCGGAAAAGACTTTGATAATAGCCCCGGCTTTGCGATTTTCTCGGCTAATGCGGCGTATCGTGTTAACCAATACGTCAAACTGAGTACGGGTGTCGATAACTTGTTTAACACCACTTACAGTGAACATCTCAACCTTGCCGGTAATAGCAGTTTCGGTTATTCAGCCAACACATCCGTAAACGAGCCGGGTAGAACCTACTGGGCGAAGGTGAATGTTACCTTCTAA
- a CDS encoding YqaE/Pmp3 family membrane protein: MGFWRIVLTILLPPLGVLLGKGIGGAFILNIILTLLGYFPGLVHAFWVQTKDDGI, encoded by the coding sequence ATGGGATTTTGGCGCATTGTACTGACTATTCTTTTACCACCGTTGGGCGTGTTATTGGGGAAAGGAATTGGTGGCGCGTTTATTCTGAATATTATTCTGACGCTGTTGGGTTATTTTCCCGGTTTGGTGCATGCGTTTTGGGTGCAGACAAAAGACGATGGAATTTAA
- a CDS encoding DASS family sodium-coupled anion symporter — MSSESSTKKKIVAVIIPLLLGLIIWFSPVPDGLTPQAWHMFAIFAATIAAILTQPLPSGAIMLLVLCITIFTGTLTEAKALAGFSSGTVWLIFCAYILSLGFVTSGLGKRIAYKMLSLFGGSSLGIAYSLGVSDLIMAPAMPSVTARSGGIIFPIARSINEVLGSTPGVSGKKIGDFLIMVCFQFTPITGAIFLTGMAANPLVGSLAKTSLGVDITWGGWFIAAVVPAMCCFCLMPLLVYKILNPELKKTPEAKEMGRRSLVELGNMKSAEKKVAFGFVLALLGWGTSLITGFSATSVGLALVAYLFVTQAVQWKEVLSDRAAWDTVIWFSVIISLAAGLSDLGFIKWMTVKLGNSIQGFGAMETFVILGILYIYVHYLFATASGHVAALYAPFAATAIAAGAPPMMVAICFGIFSNLMWGNTEYGGGPGPIYFAQGYFERHRFYKINFCIVTFNVALIFIVGLVWWKLIGYY, encoded by the coding sequence ATGTCATCCGAATCATCCACCAAGAAAAAAATAGTCGCGGTTATTATTCCTCTCCTGCTGGGCCTAATTATCTGGTTTTCTCCGGTCCCTGATGGCCTTACGCCACAGGCATGGCATATGTTCGCGATTTTTGCCGCCACTATCGCAGCAATATTGACGCAGCCTCTGCCGTCGGGCGCGATTATGCTGCTTGTCCTTTGCATCACCATTTTCACGGGAACATTAACAGAAGCTAAAGCGCTGGCCGGTTTTTCCAGCGGCACCGTCTGGCTCATCTTTTGTGCCTATATCCTCTCACTGGGCTTTGTCACATCCGGCTTAGGAAAACGCATCGCCTACAAAATGCTGTCGCTATTCGGCGGAAGCAGTTTGGGGATCGCTTATTCACTGGGCGTCTCCGACCTGATCATGGCGCCCGCTATGCCATCCGTCACCGCACGTTCGGGCGGAATTATCTTTCCCATCGCGCGTTCAATTAATGAAGTATTAGGCTCAACACCCGGCGTTAGCGGTAAAAAGATCGGGGATTTTCTGATCATGGTCTGCTTTCAGTTTACGCCGATCACCGGCGCGATTTTTCTCACTGGCATGGCCGCCAATCCGCTGGTTGGCAGCCTAGCAAAAACCTCATTAGGCGTGGACATTACCTGGGGCGGCTGGTTTATTGCCGCTGTCGTACCTGCAATGTGCTGCTTCTGCCTCATGCCACTGCTGGTTTACAAAATTCTGAACCCGGAATTGAAAAAAACACCAGAAGCCAAGGAGATGGGACGCCGGTCACTGGTGGAATTGGGGAACATGAAATCGGCAGAGAAAAAAGTGGCGTTTGGTTTTGTGCTCGCGCTGCTCGGCTGGGGCACCAGCCTGATCACCGGTTTCTCTGCCACGTCCGTCGGGCTGGCATTAGTTGCCTACCTGTTCGTCACTCAGGCCGTCCAGTGGAAAGAGGTACTCAGCGATCGCGCGGCCTGGGATACAGTCATCTGGTTCAGCGTCATTATCAGCCTCGCCGCAGGGTTGTCTGACCTTGGCTTTATTAAGTGGATGACCGTCAAGCTGGGTAACTCCATACAGGGCTTCGGCGCGATGGAAACCTTCGTTATTCTCGGCATCCTCTATATCTATGTGCATTATCTGTTTGCTACCGCCTCTGGGCACGTCGCCGCGCTTTATGCGCCCTTCGCTGCCACCGCAATAGCCGCAGGCGCCCCGCCCATGATGGTTGCCATCTGTTTTGGGATTTTTAGCAACCTGATGTGGGGAAATACCGAATACGGCGGTGGCCCCGGCCCTATCTATTTTGCTCAGGGATATTTTGAACGGCACCGTTTCTATAAAATCAATTTCTGTATCGTCACGTTTAACGTCGCCCTGATTTTTATCGTCGGCTTAGTCTGGTGGAAACTGATTGGCTATTATTAA
- the pcaB gene encoding 3-carboxy-cis,cis-muconate cycloisomerase yields the protein MASNVLDSVLFRDSFGTPAMRAIFDDRELVRKYVEVEIALANAQARCGVIPEEAAAEITASCNADTLDFELLRHETEIVGYPILPLVHQISKQAGQSGGYVHWGATTQDIMDTAVVLQIRDAFALIEADIDALRSILARLAVRYRNTPMAGRTHLQQALPITFGYKAAIWLDMFDRHAERLAQLRPRVLVGEFAGAAGTLASLGDKGLAVQKALMAELGLGVPTSTWHVARDGFAEAVNLLAVITGSLGKIGYDVMLMASNEFGELYEPFVKGRGASSTMPQKRNPISSELMLACSKGVRQQAGLMLDAMVQDLERATGPWHAEWIAIPESFILSAGALHQAKFMLDGLIVDEKMMLKNLNMTNGLIVAEAVMMGLAPYIGRQEAHDIVYDACRIVNEKGGTLADVLNAMPSVASRLDPKLIEDLTNPVNYLGSAPEMVDQVVNKMERK from the coding sequence ATGGCTTCGAATGTGCTTGATTCAGTTCTATTCCGTGATTCATTTGGTACCCCAGCAATGCGGGCAATCTTCGATGACCGAGAACTCGTCCGTAAGTATGTGGAAGTAGAGATCGCACTGGCCAATGCGCAAGCACGTTGTGGCGTGATTCCAGAAGAAGCTGCCGCAGAAATCACAGCCAGCTGTAACGCCGACACGCTCGATTTTGAGCTGCTGCGCCACGAAACAGAAATTGTGGGCTACCCTATCCTGCCGCTAGTACACCAGATTTCCAAGCAGGCCGGCCAATCTGGCGGCTATGTACACTGGGGCGCAACGACACAGGACATTATGGATACGGCCGTGGTGCTACAAATCCGTGATGCATTCGCGTTAATTGAAGCAGATATCGACGCACTACGTTCTATTTTAGCCAGACTGGCCGTGCGTTACCGCAATACGCCAATGGCTGGGCGTACCCATTTACAACAGGCGCTACCGATTACATTCGGCTACAAAGCGGCCATCTGGTTGGATATGTTCGATCGCCATGCCGAGCGCCTCGCACAGCTACGTCCTCGCGTGCTGGTGGGAGAGTTCGCGGGTGCAGCAGGGACACTCGCCTCATTGGGTGACAAAGGGCTCGCGGTGCAAAAAGCACTGATGGCAGAGCTTGGACTGGGTGTACCGACCTCAACCTGGCATGTGGCTCGTGATGGGTTTGCCGAAGCCGTCAACCTGCTAGCGGTAATCACCGGTTCATTAGGGAAAATTGGCTATGACGTCATGCTGATGGCCTCCAACGAATTCGGCGAACTGTATGAACCGTTTGTCAAAGGCCGTGGAGCCAGCAGCACCATGCCGCAAAAGCGTAACCCTATTTCCAGCGAACTGATGCTGGCCTGTTCCAAAGGCGTTCGTCAACAGGCTGGGTTAATGCTGGATGCGATGGTGCAAGATCTGGAACGCGCCACAGGCCCCTGGCATGCGGAGTGGATCGCCATCCCGGAAAGTTTCATTCTCTCCGCAGGCGCACTTCATCAAGCCAAGTTCATGCTAGACGGCCTCATTGTTGATGAGAAGATGATGCTGAAAAACCTCAATATGACCAACGGCCTGATTGTGGCAGAAGCTGTGATGATGGGGCTGGCACCGTATATTGGTCGTCAGGAAGCGCATGACATCGTCTACGATGCCTGCCGTATCGTAAATGAGAAAGGCGGCACGCTGGCCGATGTTCTCAATGCTATGCCAAGCGTCGCTAGCCGCCTCGATCCCAAATTAATCGAAGACCTGACCAACCCCGTCAACTATTTGGGGAGCGCCCCTGAAATGGTTGACCAGGTAGTAAATAAAATGGAAAGAAAATAG
- a CDS encoding GntR family transcriptional regulator, giving the protein MKEPLYKRIARELSQNITLGQYPTGSLIPSELELCEQYQVSRHTVREALRDLTEAGLLSRRKGVGSVVVDNDEKRERNHPLASLEDLFVLAKTNLRVVKKIDEVVADVELAKIIGGKPGDRWLHIASIREDSQKKDSPICWTDSYVSPDYAKVKSLVRSDPFALISDLIEKHYGVQGEEVRQTISAVGVPAKIAKTLGVDVGYPALKIVRHYLDRSGNVFETTVSIHPADRYTCSITLKRQTGNRT; this is encoded by the coding sequence ATGAAAGAACCTTTGTATAAGCGCATTGCCCGTGAACTCAGCCAGAATATAACGCTAGGCCAGTACCCAACTGGCTCGTTGATTCCCTCCGAGCTGGAGCTCTGTGAGCAGTATCAGGTTAGCCGCCATACCGTCAGGGAGGCGCTGCGCGATCTAACAGAGGCGGGTTTGCTATCCCGTCGCAAGGGCGTGGGTTCCGTTGTTGTCGATAATGATGAAAAGCGGGAACGTAACCATCCTCTGGCTAGCCTTGAGGATCTGTTTGTGTTGGCAAAAACCAACCTGCGCGTAGTGAAGAAGATTGATGAAGTCGTGGCGGATGTTGAGCTGGCAAAGATTATTGGCGGCAAGCCGGGCGATCGTTGGTTGCATATTGCCAGTATTCGTGAAGACAGCCAGAAAAAGGACTCCCCGATATGCTGGACTGATAGCTACGTTAGCCCGGATTATGCCAAGGTCAAAAGTCTGGTACGCAGCGATCCATTTGCGTTGATTAGCGATTTGATTGAAAAGCATTATGGCGTGCAAGGGGAAGAAGTGCGCCAGACGATCTCTGCCGTTGGTGTTCCGGCCAAAATAGCGAAAACGCTGGGCGTTGACGTAGGCTACCCAGCATTAAAAATCGTACGCCATTATCTTGACCGCTCGGGAAACGTTTTTGAAACCACGGTATCGATCCATCCAGCAGACCGATATACCTGCTCCATTACGCTTAAACGCCAAACGGGAAACCGAACGTAA
- a CDS encoding GGDEF domain-containing protein — translation MQTGFINNSRWLDKTRAIIILGTMLLAAFLVISWTSYEVAKESLEEEIEENTLPLTSDNVYSEIQQDLLKPIFISSLMAHDTFLRDWVLKDESDPQAMFRYLREIDRRFDTVFSFFISDKTKRYYDPQRILKTVSEDSPDDQWYFQHRTLSDEMPYVVDLRVDPEKRTRLDIFINHKVMDYEDNFIGITGVGIPVERVKHLIEKYEQRYNRTIYFIDKEGNITLHGETYNRPLKIQQQQGMNRIATTVLTSPGGAYEYQSKGEHIFLNTRLIPEFGWYLMVEQTSHPSEKRLFATLLKNLGISTFVSALFLLLLWLTIGGYQRRLEQMATTDKLTGLMNRQAFDYLFRRLGTKNALQHKSLSILLIDIDHFKKINDKYGHNVGDLVLQEVSAILSTNTRSSDQSCRWGGEEFVILLDDCDINAAQQRAEALRHSIEIAHLPYREGIIQVTVSCGVAEYRDGETLSMLINRADIALYQAKQQGRNQVMRAI, via the coding sequence TTGCAGACTGGATTCATCAATAACTCACGCTGGCTTGATAAAACACGCGCAATCATAATCCTCGGCACTATGCTGCTCGCGGCATTCCTGGTGATTAGCTGGACCAGTTATGAAGTGGCTAAAGAATCATTAGAAGAAGAAATCGAAGAGAATACTCTGCCGCTGACCAGTGATAACGTCTATTCTGAAATCCAGCAAGACTTATTAAAGCCTATCTTTATTTCGTCGCTGATGGCGCACGACACCTTCCTACGTGACTGGGTGCTGAAGGACGAAAGCGATCCGCAAGCCATGTTTCGCTACCTGCGAGAAATCGATCGTCGCTTCGATACCGTATTTTCTTTCTTCATTTCGGATAAAACCAAGCGCTACTACGATCCTCAGCGCATCCTGAAAACCGTCTCAGAGGATTCACCAGACGATCAATGGTATTTCCAACACCGAACGCTATCAGACGAGATGCCTTACGTTGTCGATCTCCGTGTCGATCCTGAAAAACGTACTCGTTTGGACATCTTCATCAACCATAAAGTCATGGATTATGAAGACAATTTTATTGGCATTACCGGCGTGGGTATCCCGGTTGAGCGGGTTAAACATCTTATTGAAAAATACGAACAGCGCTATAATCGGACCATCTATTTTATTGATAAAGAAGGTAATATTACCTTACATGGGGAAACGTATAACCGCCCCCTCAAGATTCAACAACAGCAGGGAATGAACCGGATCGCGACCACGGTTTTGACCTCCCCCGGTGGCGCTTATGAATATCAGTCAAAGGGGGAACATATTTTCCTCAACACCCGACTAATCCCTGAATTTGGCTGGTATTTGATGGTAGAGCAAACCAGTCACCCCAGTGAAAAACGGCTGTTCGCCACGTTGCTAAAAAATCTAGGCATCAGTACGTTCGTCAGCGCCCTTTTCCTACTTCTGCTGTGGTTGACCATTGGCGGATATCAACGCCGTCTGGAACAAATGGCCACGACCGACAAATTAACAGGCCTCATGAACCGGCAAGCGTTTGATTATTTATTCCGCCGTCTCGGGACGAAAAATGCCTTACAACACAAGTCACTCTCCATTCTTCTCATTGATATTGACCACTTCAAAAAAATTAATGACAAGTATGGCCATAACGTTGGGGATCTGGTTTTACAAGAAGTTTCCGCCATATTGTCGACCAACACCCGCTCCAGCGATCAATCTTGTCGTTGGGGAGGTGAAGAGTTCGTCATTCTACTCGACGATTGCGATATCAACGCCGCGCAACAGCGCGCCGAAGCGCTACGCCACAGTATTGAAATAGCGCACCTTCCCTACCGTGAAGGGATCATTCAGGTGACGGTCAGTTGCGGCGTCGCTGAATATCGGGATGGTGAGACACTCAGTATGCTGATTAACCGCGCCGATATCGCGCTTTATCAGGCCAAACAGCAGGGTCGCAATCAGGTAATGCGGGCAATATAG
- a CDS encoding lipid kinase, which yields MTMSHYSAAKESGPTALLLINKHARNGDSSARDVKQLLQQSQITLVEPDEKDTGSYSDIIRAYADRVDFVIVGGGDGTLNSAAPGLVDTGLPLGVLPLGTANDFARTVGIPRDIRQAIQIIVSGQRRAVDLGDVNGHLFFNVSSIGFSAALARGLSAKSKKRWGTLGYALAAFKLLKQSRPFRVEIEHDGIKERVKTVQVSVGNGRFYGGGMAVAQSAAPDDGRLDVYSLEVSHWWEIVALIPFIRRGTHGRWRKVRAFSAKQLTLSTSRPHDINADGELIGKTPAVFGIREKAIQVFAPPVHGDNG from the coding sequence ATGACCATGAGCCATTATTCAGCAGCGAAGGAATCAGGCCCAACAGCGCTTTTATTGATTAATAAGCATGCGCGGAATGGTGATTCCTCTGCTCGCGATGTGAAGCAGTTATTACAGCAAAGCCAGATTACCCTCGTCGAGCCAGATGAAAAAGACACGGGCTCATACAGCGATATTATACGTGCCTATGCGGATCGGGTTGATTTCGTCATTGTCGGCGGTGGCGATGGCACGTTAAATTCAGCGGCTCCCGGTCTGGTCGATACCGGATTGCCGCTGGGCGTGCTGCCATTAGGAACGGCAAATGACTTTGCTCGTACGGTGGGGATTCCCAGAGATATTCGGCAGGCCATTCAGATTATTGTCAGCGGCCAGCGGCGTGCGGTTGATTTGGGGGACGTTAACGGACATCTGTTCTTTAATGTCTCCAGCATCGGTTTTTCTGCGGCACTGGCGCGCGGGCTGTCGGCCAAGTCCAAAAAGCGCTGGGGCACATTAGGCTATGCGCTGGCGGCCTTTAAGCTGCTGAAACAAAGTCGTCCTTTCCGCGTTGAGATCGAGCATGACGGCATCAAAGAGCGGGTTAAAACCGTGCAGGTATCGGTGGGCAACGGGCGTTTCTACGGCGGTGGCATGGCGGTAGCACAGAGTGCCGCGCCCGATGATGGCCGGCTGGATGTGTATAGTCTGGAGGTTTCCCACTGGTGGGAAATAGTGGCGCTCATCCCCTTTATCCGACGGGGGACGCACGGTCGCTGGCGTAAAGTCCGCGCTTTTTCCGCCAAACAACTGACGCTGAGTACCTCAAGGCCACACGATATTAATGCGGACGGCGAGTTAATCGGCAAAACGCCAGCGGTGTTTGGGATCAGAGAAAAGGCGATTCAGGTTTTTGCGCCGCCGGTGCATGGTGATAATGGATAG
- a CDS encoding nitroreductase family protein, translating to MSNAFLQSIKARRSIYAIGDKLPISEDQVTALITEAVNESPSSFNSQTSRVVILFGEQHHKLWDIVKQQLKKIVPADAFAPTEGKLASFAAGAGTVLFFEDTSVIEALQEKFALYADNFPVWSEHSTGIAQFAVWSTLAQEKIGASLQHYNPLIDNDVKAQWDLPASWKLRAQMPFGSVEQPAGEKTYIAFEERFRVFK from the coding sequence ATGAGTAATGCTTTTTTGCAGTCAATCAAGGCCCGTCGTTCAATCTATGCCATCGGCGATAAACTTCCGATATCAGAAGATCAGGTTACCGCCCTCATTACCGAAGCCGTTAATGAAAGCCCCTCCTCTTTTAATTCACAAACTTCTCGCGTTGTCATTCTGTTCGGCGAGCAGCACCACAAACTGTGGGATATTGTTAAACAGCAACTGAAGAAAATTGTGCCTGCGGACGCTTTTGCCCCGACAGAAGGCAAACTGGCTTCGTTTGCCGCCGGTGCGGGAACCGTCCTGTTCTTTGAAGACACCAGCGTAATTGAAGCGCTACAGGAAAAGTTCGCGCTTTATGCCGATAACTTCCCGGTTTGGTCAGAACATTCAACGGGTATCGCCCAGTTCGCCGTATGGTCGACGCTGGCGCAGGAAAAAATTGGTGCCTCACTCCAGCACTACAACCCGCTGATCGACAATGATGTCAAAGCACAGTGGGATCTGCCTGCCAGTTGGAAACTGCGTGCTCAAATGCCATTCGGTTCCGTTGAGCAACCCGCTGGTGAGAAAACCTACATTGCCTTTGAAGAACGTTTCCGCGTATTTAAATAA
- the moeB gene encoding molybdopterin-synthase adenylyltransferase MoeB: MLPELSDEEMLRYNRQIVLRGFDFDGQEKLKASRLLIVGLGGLGCAAAQYLTAAGVGHLTLLDFDTVSLSNLQRQVLHRDNRIGMAKVESARLTLSDMNPHISFDTVDSDLDDDALSELVSQHDAVLDCTDNVAIRNRLNRIGFQLKKPLISGAAIRMEGQISVFTYQPDEPCYHCLSRLFGANALTCVEAGVMSPLVGTIGSLQAMEAIKLLTGYGKLTTGRLLMFDAMTLQFREITLPKNPRCDVCGG, translated from the coding sequence ATGTTGCCGGAACTGAGCGATGAAGAAATGCTGCGCTACAATCGACAGATTGTACTGCGCGGCTTTGATTTTGACGGGCAGGAAAAACTCAAGGCTTCACGCCTGCTGATTGTCGGGCTAGGCGGACTGGGCTGTGCCGCCGCTCAGTATCTGACTGCGGCGGGCGTAGGCCATTTGACGCTGCTGGATTTTGATACCGTCTCTCTGTCTAACCTACAACGTCAGGTTCTGCACCGCGATAACCGTATCGGGATGGCAAAAGTCGAATCGGCGCGTCTGACGTTATCCGACATGAACCCGCATATTTCGTTTGATACGGTTGATAGCGATCTCGATGACGACGCATTGAGCGAGCTGGTCAGCCAGCACGATGCGGTGTTGGACTGTACCGACAACGTTGCTATCCGTAATCGCCTGAACCGTATTGGCTTTCAGCTCAAAAAGCCGCTGATCTCCGGTGCAGCAATTCGGATGGAAGGCCAAATCAGCGTCTTTACCTATCAGCCCGATGAGCCTTGCTACCATTGTCTCAGCCGCCTATTCGGAGCCAATGCGCTGACCTGCGTCGAAGCGGGTGTGATGTCGCCGCTGGTGGGGACGATCGGGAGCTTGCAGGCGATGGAAGCCATTAAGCTGCTAACGGGCTATGGCAAGCTGACCACCGGTCGTTTGCTGATGTTCGATGCGATGACGCTGCAATTTCGCGAAATTACGCTGCCGAAAAATCCCCGCTGCGACGTCTGCGGCGGGTAA